Proteins encoded by one window of Cupriavidus sp. EM10:
- a CDS encoding lytic transglycosylase domain-containing protein: protein MSKGVYLRRAGRIAWLAFAGAVLAMPAYAQKKPAPSRPAPQQPAASTMIPSNPDDAFVALREAARKNDADRAAAISATLVDYPIPSYVEYFRIKPQMFDTGGQARIDAPDAEVAAFLQRYQGEAIADRMRNDWLLVLGKKRDWANFDIQYPQFVLKDDTQVECYALLSRALKGQNVAAEARATLVDPRYYGDGCVDLVSYLAQSQQIQRSDVAFQARQALEQNYTTLAAKIAAAVPDARVDSDSLATVVKMARNDPSQAASYLNTIVGTLSRDEQGAAWGVVGQYAAKKLMPEASGYYRRQMDLGGNQWLSDESQEWRVRAALRQGDWKQVRQSIELMRPELRAKDPAWTYWFARALKADGRTAEAQAQFQSIAGQFNFYGQLASEELGNRITLPARTTVSDAEAMAMRTRPGFVRAQKFYDLNLRFEGNREWNWELRGMNDRELIAAAEYARKVELLDRTVNTSDRTKAEHDFAQRFPMPYRDIMQRATDDVGLDMAWAYGLIRQESRFIMNARSSAGAHGLMQVMPATAKYVAKKIGMADFSPSMMSDPNINILLGTNYMSMVLTDLDSSWTLASAGYNAGPGRPKSWRSSLSRPVEGAIFAETIPFTETRTYVKNVLSNATYYAALMSGRPQSLKDRLGVVAPSSVTTTSLP from the coding sequence ATGTCGAAGGGAGTATATCTGCGCCGGGCCGGCCGTATCGCCTGGCTCGCGTTCGCAGGCGCGGTGCTGGCCATGCCGGCCTATGCGCAGAAGAAGCCGGCGCCGTCGCGTCCGGCGCCGCAGCAGCCGGCCGCGTCGACAATGATTCCGTCCAATCCGGACGACGCCTTCGTGGCGCTGCGCGAAGCGGCCCGCAAGAACGACGCCGACCGCGCCGCCGCCATTTCGGCCACGCTGGTCGACTACCCGATTCCGTCGTACGTCGAGTACTTCCGCATCAAGCCGCAGATGTTCGACACCGGCGGCCAGGCGCGCATCGACGCGCCCGATGCCGAAGTGGCGGCGTTCCTGCAGCGGTACCAGGGCGAGGCGATTGCCGACCGCATGCGCAACGACTGGCTGCTGGTGCTGGGCAAGAAGCGCGACTGGGCCAACTTCGACATCCAGTATCCGCAGTTCGTGCTCAAGGATGACACGCAGGTGGAGTGCTACGCGCTGCTGTCGAGGGCGCTCAAGGGCCAGAACGTGGCCGCCGAGGCGCGCGCCACGCTGGTGGATCCGCGCTACTACGGCGATGGTTGCGTCGACCTGGTGAGCTACCTGGCGCAGAGCCAGCAGATCCAGCGCAGCGACGTGGCGTTCCAGGCACGTCAGGCGCTGGAGCAGAACTACACGACGCTGGCCGCCAAGATCGCCGCCGCCGTGCCGGATGCGCGCGTGGACAGCGATTCGCTGGCCACCGTGGTCAAGATGGCCCGCAACGACCCGTCGCAGGCCGCGTCGTACCTGAACACGATCGTCGGCACCCTGTCGCGCGACGAGCAGGGCGCCGCCTGGGGCGTCGTCGGCCAGTACGCGGCCAAGAAGCTGATGCCCGAAGCGTCCGGCTACTACCGCCGCCAGATGGACCTGGGCGGCAACCAGTGGCTGTCCGACGAATCGCAGGAATGGCGCGTGCGCGCTGCCCTGCGTCAGGGCGACTGGAAGCAGGTGCGCCAGTCGATCGAACTGATGCGCCCCGAGCTGCGCGCCAAGGACCCGGCCTGGACGTACTGGTTCGCCCGCGCGCTCAAGGCCGATGGCCGCACCGCCGAGGCCCAGGCGCAATTCCAGTCGATTGCCGGCCAGTTCAATTTCTACGGCCAGTTGGCCAGCGAGGAGCTTGGCAACCGGATTACCCTGCCGGCCCGCACCACGGTCAGCGACGCCGAGGCCATGGCCATGCGCACGCGCCCCGGCTTTGTCCGCGCGCAGAAGTTCTACGACCTGAACCTGCGCTTCGAGGGCAACCGCGAGTGGAACTGGGAACTGCGCGGCATGAACGACCGCGAGCTGATCGCCGCCGCCGAGTACGCGCGCAAGGTCGAACTGCTGGACCGCACGGTCAATACGTCGGACCGTACGAAGGCCGAACATGATTTCGCCCAGCGCTTTCCGATGCCGTATCGCGACATCATGCAGCGGGCCACCGACGACGTGGGCCTGGACATGGCCTGGGCGTACGGCCTGATCCGCCAGGAATCGCGCTTCATCATGAACGCGCGGTCGTCGGCGGGCGCGCACGGCCTGATGCAGGTGATGCCGGCCACGGCCAAGTACGTGGCCAAGAAAATCGGCATGGCGGACTTCTCGCCGTCGATGATGAGCGATCCGAACATCAATATCCTGCTCGGTACAAATTACATGAGCATGGTACTGACGGACCTCGACAGTTCATGGACACTGGCCTCGGCGGGCTACAACGCCGGCCCGGGACGCCCGAAATCATGGCGTTCCAGCCTGTCGCGGCCCGTGGAAGGCGCGATCTTTGCAGAGACGATCCCGTTCACGGAAACGCGAACTTATGTCAAGAATGTGCTTTCCAACGCCACGTACTATGCTGCATTGATGAGTGGCCGTCCCCAGTCGCTGAAAGACCGGCTCGGGGTGGTCGCACCGTCCTCGGTCACGACGACCAGCCTGCCCTGA
- a CDS encoding 5-formyltetrahydrofolate cyclo-ligase, producing the protein MPPSQAPDNGPDARQFRAGTDQPADPSNDPSADPSADLSADRRALRRDLLARRAALPDRAAADAAIDRALGPLLERLGVQKLGFYWPIQQEFDARGTVARWLGAMPGRVAALPVVSAPGTPLDFHFWTPDTTMRAGHYGIPVPDGTKAVTPDALLIPCVGFSANKFRLGYGGGFYDRTLAALAGLGATPIAIGIGFDACEIPLVAQAHDLPMDWLVTESGVR; encoded by the coding sequence ATGCCACCATCCCAAGCCCCGGACAACGGGCCTGACGCCCGTCAATTCCGCGCCGGCACGGACCAGCCGGCCGACCCGTCCAACGACCCTTCCGCCGACCCTTCCGCCGACCTTTCAGCCGACCGCCGCGCCCTGCGCCGCGACCTCCTGGCGCGGCGTGCCGCGCTGCCCGACCGCGCCGCGGCCGACGCCGCCATCGACCGCGCACTGGGGCCCCTGCTGGAACGCCTGGGCGTGCAGAAGCTGGGGTTCTACTGGCCGATCCAGCAGGAATTCGACGCACGCGGCACGGTGGCCCGCTGGCTGGGCGCCATGCCCGGCCGCGTGGCCGCCCTGCCCGTGGTGTCGGCCCCGGGCACGCCGCTCGACTTCCATTTCTGGACCCCAGACACGACGATGCGCGCCGGCCACTACGGCATTCCGGTACCCGATGGCACCAAGGCCGTGACGCCCGACGCGCTGCTCATACCCTGTGTCGGTTTCAGCGCCAACAAGTTCCGCCTAGGTTATGGCGGCGGCTTCTACGACCGCACGCTGGCGGCCCTGGCCGGCCTGGGCGCCACCCCGATCGCCATCGGCATCGGCTTCGACGCCTGCGAGATCCCGCTTGTTGCGCAGGCGCACGACCTGCCGATGGACTGGTTGGTGACCGAATCGGGTGTCAGGTAG
- a CDS encoding multifunctional CCA addition/repair protein has translation MQVYAVGGAIRDQLLGKPSQDRDYVVVGATPEQMEAAGYKPVGKDFPVFLHPQTKAEYALARTERKTAVGYKGFAFYTGPDVTLEDDLVRRDLTVNAMAQAVDDDDNLVGPIIDPYGGRQDLQARLFRHVSDAFAEDPVRILRAARFAARFHDFSVAPETVALMRRMVEMGEVDALVPERVWQELARGLMEARPSRMFDVLRECGALARLLPELDRLWGVPQRADYHPEVDTGVHVMMVVDYAADRGFSLPVRFAALTHDLGKGTTPQDVLPRHIGHEQRSVDLLEAVCKRLRVPNDCRELGLVVAREHGNIHRSNEFGAAALTRLVERCDALRKPDRFAEALQACEADARGRLGFEDRDYPQTARLLAAREAAASVDAGAIAKACADRVDLIKDKVHKARVAAVAEKLGLAE, from the coding sequence ATGCAGGTGTACGCCGTCGGCGGGGCCATCCGCGACCAGTTGCTGGGCAAGCCAAGCCAGGATCGTGATTACGTGGTGGTTGGCGCCACGCCCGAGCAGATGGAGGCCGCCGGCTACAAGCCGGTGGGCAAGGATTTTCCGGTGTTCCTCCATCCGCAGACCAAGGCCGAGTACGCGCTGGCGCGCACCGAGCGCAAGACCGCCGTCGGCTACAAGGGGTTTGCGTTCTATACCGGCCCCGACGTCACGCTGGAAGACGACCTGGTGCGCCGCGACCTGACCGTCAACGCGATGGCGCAGGCCGTGGACGACGACGACAACCTGGTTGGCCCGATCATCGACCCGTACGGCGGCCGGCAGGACCTGCAGGCGCGGTTGTTCCGCCATGTGTCCGATGCGTTTGCCGAAGACCCGGTGCGCATCTTGCGCGCGGCGCGCTTTGCGGCGCGCTTCCACGACTTCTCGGTGGCGCCGGAAACGGTGGCGCTGATGCGCCGGATGGTGGAGATGGGCGAGGTCGACGCCCTGGTGCCCGAGCGCGTCTGGCAGGAACTGGCACGCGGACTGATGGAGGCCCGGCCGTCGCGCATGTTCGACGTGCTGCGCGAATGCGGCGCGCTGGCGCGGCTGCTGCCGGAACTGGACCGGCTATGGGGCGTGCCGCAACGCGCCGACTATCATCCCGAGGTGGATACCGGCGTGCACGTGATGATGGTGGTCGACTACGCCGCCGACCGTGGCTTTTCGCTGCCGGTGCGCTTTGCCGCGCTGACGCACGACCTGGGCAAGGGCACCACGCCGCAAGACGTGTTGCCGCGCCATATCGGCCACGAGCAACGCAGCGTGGATTTGCTGGAGGCGGTCTGCAAGCGGCTGCGGGTGCCGAACGATTGCCGCGAACTGGGCTTGGTGGTGGCGCGCGAGCACGGCAATATCCACCGATCGAACGAGTTCGGCGCGGCCGCGCTGACGCGGCTGGTGGAGCGCTGCGATGCGCTGCGCAAGCCGGACCGGTTCGCCGAAGCCCTGCAGGCCTGCGAGGCCGATGCCCGTGGCCGGCTGGGATTCGAGGATCGGGACTATCCGCAGACCGCGCGCCTGCTGGCGGCCCGGGAGGCGGCGGCATCGGTCGATGCCGGGGCGATCGCGAAAGCGTGCGCGGACCGGGTGGACCTGATCAAGGACAAGGTGCACAAGGCGCGCGTGGCGGCGGTGGCGGAGAAGCTGGGGCTGGCGGAATAG
- a CDS encoding phage holin family protein: MRLLAVWIINAASLFLVSYLLSGIELRGFGSAMVAALVLGLVNTLIRPILVILTLPVTLLTLGLFIFVINAMLFMFVGNLLQGFVVSGFGAALIGSILYSVISTTLASVLLGDRD, encoded by the coding sequence ATGAGACTGTTGGCCGTCTGGATCATCAACGCCGCCTCGCTGTTCCTGGTGAGCTACCTGCTCAGCGGTATCGAACTCCGTGGCTTTGGTTCGGCAATGGTCGCCGCGCTGGTGCTGGGCCTGGTCAATACGCTGATCCGGCCGATCCTGGTCATCCTGACCCTGCCGGTGACGCTGCTGACGCTGGGGCTGTTCATCTTCGTCATCAACGCGATGCTGTTCATGTTCGTCGGCAACCTGCTGCAGGGGTTTGTCGTGTCGGGATTTGGCGCCGCGCTGATCGGCTCGATTCTCTACAGCGTGATCTCCACGACGCTCGCCAGCGTACTGCTGGGCGACCGGGACTGA
- the metF gene encoding methylenetetrahydrofolate reductase [NAD(P)H], translating into MTDRYYSFEFFPPKTAEGAEKLRATRTQLAPLQPKYISVTFGAGGTTQQGTLDAVLEIQREGIEAAPHLSCVGSSRESIRDILKTYRDGGIRHIVALRGDMPSGMGEIGEFRYANELVEFIRAETGDWFNIEVAAYPEYHPQARSPRHDLENFVRKVRAGANSAITQYFFNADAYFRFVDDVRAMGVDVPIVPGIMPITNHSQLMRFSEMCGAEVPRWVAKRLESFGDDRESIRAFGLDVVTALCERLLAAGVPGLHFYTLNTAGATKAIWQRLKL; encoded by the coding sequence ATGACTGATCGCTACTACAGCTTCGAATTCTTCCCGCCCAAGACGGCGGAGGGCGCCGAGAAACTGCGCGCCACGCGCACCCAGCTGGCACCGCTGCAGCCGAAGTACATCTCGGTGACGTTCGGTGCCGGCGGCACCACGCAGCAGGGCACGCTGGACGCCGTGCTGGAAATCCAGCGCGAGGGCATCGAGGCCGCCCCGCACCTGTCGTGCGTGGGCTCGTCGCGCGAGAGCATCCGCGACATCCTCAAGACCTATCGCGACGGCGGCATCCGCCATATCGTGGCGCTGCGTGGCGACATGCCGTCGGGCATGGGCGAGATCGGCGAATTCCGCTACGCCAACGAGCTGGTCGAATTCATCCGCGCGGAAACCGGCGACTGGTTCAACATCGAGGTGGCGGCCTATCCCGAGTACCACCCGCAGGCCCGCTCGCCGCGCCACGACCTGGAAAACTTCGTGCGCAAGGTGCGGGCCGGCGCCAATTCCGCCATCACGCAGTACTTCTTCAACGCCGACGCCTACTTCCGCTTCGTCGACGACGTGCGCGCGATGGGCGTGGACGTACCGATCGTGCCCGGCATCATGCCGATCACCAACCATTCGCAGCTGATGCGCTTTTCCGAGATGTGCGGCGCCGAAGTGCCGCGCTGGGTGGCGAAGCGGCTTGAATCGTTCGGCGACGACAGGGAGTCGATCCGCGCATTCGGCCTGGACGTGGTGACGGCGCTGTGCGAGCGCCTGCTGGCAGCGGGCGTGCCGGGGCTGCACTTCTACACGCTGAACACGGCCGGCGCCACCAAGGCGATCTGGCAGCGCCTGAAGCTGTAA
- a CDS encoding glutathione S-transferase family protein, with translation MKLVIGNKNYSSWSLRPWLLLRHAGIDFEEIPLRLFTKEFGAEIARYSPAGKVPALIDGDVTVWDSLSISEYVAERFPEKKLWPADVAARATARSVCAEMHSGFGNLRSQMPMNATAVLPGLGWNVAVQQDVDRIAAIWTDLRTRYGAGGPFLFGEFTIADAFYAPVVSRFATYGVHLPEAAKTYADFILALPAMQEWVAGAREERDFVPADEPYRTQPERADAIIVTG, from the coding sequence ATGAAGCTCGTCATCGGCAACAAGAACTATTCGTCCTGGTCCCTGCGCCCCTGGCTGCTGCTGCGCCACGCCGGCATCGACTTCGAGGAAATTCCGCTGCGCCTGTTCACGAAGGAATTCGGCGCCGAGATTGCCCGCTATTCGCCGGCCGGCAAGGTGCCCGCGCTGATCGACGGCGACGTGACCGTGTGGGATTCGCTGTCGATCTCGGAATACGTGGCCGAGCGGTTCCCCGAGAAAAAGCTCTGGCCGGCCGACGTGGCCGCGCGCGCCACGGCGCGTTCGGTCTGCGCGGAGATGCATTCGGGCTTTGGCAACCTGCGCAGCCAGATGCCGATGAACGCCACCGCCGTGCTGCCGGGCCTGGGCTGGAACGTGGCCGTCCAGCAGGATGTGGACCGCATTGCCGCGATCTGGACCGACCTGCGCACGCGCTACGGCGCGGGCGGCCCGTTCCTGTTTGGCGAATTTACGATCGCCGACGCGTTCTACGCGCCAGTGGTCAGCCGCTTTGCCACCTATGGCGTGCATCTGCCCGAGGCCGCCAAGACCTACGCCGATTTCATCCTGGCCTTGCCGGCCATGCAGGAATGGGTGGCGGGCGCCCGCGAGGAGCGCGACTTCGTGCCGGCCGACGAACCGTATCGCACGCAGCCTGAGCGGGCCGACGCGATCATCGTCACGGGCTGA
- a CDS encoding DUF2905 domain-containing protein → MLRWTFTIFLCVIVLSASLPWLQKIGLGRLPGDVRFRLFGKEYVLPFASTILLSLVALVIGKIL, encoded by the coding sequence ATGCTGCGTTGGACCTTCACCATCTTCCTGTGCGTGATCGTGCTTTCGGCGTCGCTGCCGTGGCTGCAGAAAATCGGCCTGGGACGCCTGCCGGGCGACGTGCGCTTTCGGCTGTTCGGCAAGGAGTATGTGCTGCCATTTGCGTCGACGATTCTGCTGTCGCTGGTGGCGCTGGTGATCGGGAAGATCCTGTAG
- a CDS encoding Mut7-C ubiquitin/RNAse domain-containing protein: protein MVTATFRFYEELNDFLAPSQRRRDLSCPCARAATVKHMIEALGVPHTEVELILVNGESAPFARIVEDGDRVAVYPKFESLDVTPLLRVREHPLRSLRFIADAHLGGLAHLLRMTGFDTLYDNHFEDSEIARIAASEQRIVLTRDRELLKRREITHGCYVRAIKSSLQAREIFARLDLARSARPFSLCLTCNVPLQRIDKPDAQGRVPDGVFDRHERFVTCPHCRRVFWEGSHWKRMRELVDALTQGPGTNAEATPAG, encoded by the coding sequence ATGGTCACCGCCACCTTCCGTTTCTACGAGGAACTGAACGATTTTCTGGCGCCGTCGCAGCGCCGCCGGGACCTGTCGTGCCCCTGTGCGCGTGCCGCCACGGTCAAGCACATGATCGAGGCGTTGGGCGTGCCACATACCGAGGTGGAACTGATCCTCGTGAATGGCGAATCGGCGCCGTTCGCTCGCATCGTCGAAGACGGCGATCGCGTAGCCGTTTATCCAAAATTCGAATCCCTCGACGTCACGCCGCTGCTGCGCGTGCGCGAGCATCCGTTGCGCAGCCTCCGCTTCATCGCCGATGCCCATCTGGGCGGCCTGGCGCACCTGCTGCGCATGACCGGCTTCGACACGCTCTACGACAACCACTTCGAAGACAGCGAAATTGCCCGCATTGCCGCCAGCGAGCAGCGCATCGTGCTGACGCGCGACCGCGAACTGCTGAAGCGGCGCGAGATCACCCACGGCTGCTATGTGCGGGCGATCAAGTCGTCGCTGCAGGCGCGCGAGATCTTCGCCCGGCTCGACCTGGCGCGCAGCGCCCGGCCATTCTCGCTATGCCTGACCTGCAACGTGCCGCTCCAGCGGATCGACAAGCCCGACGCGCAAGGCCGCGTGCCCGACGGCGTCTTCGACCGCCACGAGCGGTTTGTCACCTGCCCGCATTGTCGGCGGGTGTTCTGGGAAGGCTCGCACTGGAAACGGATGCGCGAGCTGGTGGATGCGCTGACGCAGGGGCCGGGGACGAACGCGGAAGCCACGCCTGCGGGCTGA
- the thiD gene encoding bifunctional hydroxymethylpyrimidine kinase/phosphomethylpyrimidine kinase, translating into MLPTPPRTLTIAGSDSGGGAGIQADLKTFAALGCFGMSAITAITAQNTLGVTGVHAIPADMVAAQIDAVASDIGVDAAKTGMLGTAAIVEAVAGAVDRHGIRKLVVDPVMISTSGATLSDDATSQAMVKLLFPRAILVTPNLPEASYLLGRRIARRAEMEAAAADLLAMGCQAVLLKGGHLEDDGPHATGLDDLLMLADGTTRVYTHPRIDTPNLHGTGCTLAAAIASQLARGDALPDAVGTALDYVAQAIAAGAQLRLGAGNGPLNHSFAPRQLG; encoded by the coding sequence ATGCTCCCCACGCCACCCCGCACCCTGACCATCGCCGGTTCCGACTCCGGCGGCGGCGCCGGCATCCAGGCGGACCTGAAGACGTTTGCCGCCCTCGGCTGCTTTGGCATGAGCGCGATCACCGCCATCACGGCCCAGAACACGCTGGGCGTGACCGGGGTCCACGCCATTCCGGCCGACATGGTGGCCGCGCAGATCGATGCCGTGGCCAGCGACATCGGCGTGGACGCCGCCAAGACCGGCATGCTGGGCACGGCGGCCATCGTCGAGGCCGTGGCCGGCGCGGTGGATCGCCACGGCATCCGCAAGCTGGTGGTCGACCCGGTAATGATCTCCACGTCGGGCGCCACGCTGTCCGACGACGCCACCAGCCAGGCCATGGTGAAGCTGCTGTTTCCGCGCGCCATCCTGGTCACGCCGAACCTGCCCGAGGCGTCGTACCTGCTGGGCCGCCGTATCGCGCGCCGCGCCGAGATGGAAGCCGCTGCCGCCGACCTGCTGGCCATGGGCTGCCAGGCCGTGCTGCTCAAGGGCGGCCACCTGGAAGACGACGGCCCCCACGCCACCGGCCTGGACGACCTGCTGATGCTGGCCGACGGCACCACGCGCGTCTACACGCATCCGCGCATCGACACCCCCAACCTGCACGGCACCGGCTGCACGCTGGCGGCGGCCATCGCGTCGCAACTGGCGCGCGGCGACGCGCTGCCCGACGCCGTGGGCACTGCGCTCGACTACGTGGCGCAGGCCATCGCGGCCGGCGCGCAACTGCGCCTCGGTGCCGGCAACGGCCCGCTGAACCACAGCTTCGCCCCGCGCCAGCTGGGCTGA
- the ahcY gene encoding adenosylhomocysteinase, translating into MNAVTDLKQDYLIADIGLAGWGRKEIAIAETEMPGLMAIRDEFAAAQPLKGARIAGSLHMTIQTAVLIETLKALGADVRWASCNIFSTQDHAAAAIAASGTPVFAFKGESLKEYWDFTHRIFDWADGGTPNMILDDGGDATLLLHLGARAEKDASLIAKPTSEEETFLFAAIKEKLAKDPSWYSRNLDAIRGVTEETTTGVHRLYQMAQRGELKFPAINVNDSVTKSKFDNLYGCRESLVDGIKRATDVMIAGKVAVVAGYGDVGKGSAQALRALSAQVWVTEIDPICALQAAMEGYRVVTMDYAAEHGDIFVTCTGNYHVITHDHMAKMKDQAIVCNIGHFDNEIDIASVEKYEWDEIKPQVDHVKFPDGKKIIILAKGRLVNLGCATGHPSYVMSSSFANQTIAQIELWAERDSGKYPVGVYTLPKHLDEKVARLQLKKLNAQLTELTDQQAAYIGVQKQGPYKADHYRY; encoded by the coding sequence ATGAACGCTGTGACTGACCTCAAGCAAGACTACCTGATCGCCGACATCGGCCTGGCCGGCTGGGGCCGCAAGGAAATCGCCATCGCCGAGACCGAAATGCCCGGCCTGATGGCGATCCGTGACGAATTCGCCGCCGCGCAGCCGCTCAAGGGCGCCCGCATCGCCGGTTCGCTGCACATGACGATCCAGACCGCCGTGCTGATCGAGACGCTCAAGGCACTGGGCGCCGACGTGCGCTGGGCCTCGTGCAACATCTTCTCGACCCAGGACCACGCCGCCGCCGCCATCGCCGCATCGGGCACGCCGGTGTTCGCGTTCAAGGGCGAGTCGCTGAAGGAATACTGGGACTTCACCCACCGCATCTTCGACTGGGCCGACGGCGGCACGCCCAACATGATCCTGGACGACGGCGGCGACGCCACGCTGCTGCTGCACCTGGGCGCCCGCGCCGAGAAGGATGCATCGCTGATCGCCAAGCCGACCAGCGAGGAAGAAACCTTCCTGTTCGCCGCCATCAAGGAAAAGCTGGCCAAGGATCCGAGCTGGTACAGCCGCAACCTGGACGCCATCCGCGGCGTGACCGAGGAAACCACCACGGGTGTGCACCGCCTGTACCAGATGGCCCAGCGCGGCGAACTGAAGTTCCCGGCCATCAACGTGAACGACTCGGTGACCAAGAGCAAGTTCGACAACCTGTATGGCTGCCGCGAATCGCTGGTGGACGGCATCAAGCGCGCCACCGACGTGATGATCGCCGGCAAGGTCGCAGTCGTGGCCGGCTACGGCGACGTGGGCAAGGGCAGCGCCCAGGCCCTGCGCGCGCTGTCGGCCCAGGTATGGGTCACGGAAATCGACCCGATCTGCGCGCTGCAGGCCGCCATGGAAGGCTACCGCGTGGTGACGATGGACTACGCTGCCGAGCACGGCGACATCTTCGTGACCTGCACGGGCAACTACCACGTGATCACGCATGACCACATGGCAAAGATGAAGGACCAGGCCATCGTCTGCAACATCGGCCACTTCGACAACGAGATCGACATCGCGTCGGTCGAGAAGTACGAATGGGACGAGATCAAGCCGCAGGTGGACCACGTCAAGTTCCCGGACGGCAAGAAGATCATCATCCTGGCCAAGGGCCGCCTGGTGAACCTGGGCTGCGCCACGGGCCATCCGTCGTACGTGATGAGCAGCTCGTTCGCCAACCAGACGATCGCCCAGATCGAACTGTGGGCCGAGCGCGACAGCGGCAAGTACCCGGTGGGCGTGTACACGCTGCCGAAGCACCTGGACGAGAAGGTGGCGCGCCTGCAGCTGAAGAAGCTCAACGCGCAGCTGACCGAACTGACCGACCAGCAGGCCGCCTACATCGGCGTGCAAAAGCAGGGCCCGTACAAGGCCGATCACTACCGCTACTGA
- a CDS encoding PGDYG domain-containing protein has protein sequence METLKDIDLRDDPAARWYVKDETVQVAFAAEPGELISREGPNRYQRADAIVTGATGDRWVVSRERFDARYVAVGPNAHGQPGPYRNKPVPVLVKEMPHAFAIERSAGGDVLTGKPGDWLMQYAPGDYGITERARFVAVYRAAQGPADAVDE, from the coding sequence ATGGAAACGCTGAAAGATATCGACCTGCGCGACGACCCCGCCGCGCGCTGGTATGTGAAGGATGAAACGGTGCAGGTGGCGTTTGCCGCCGAGCCCGGCGAGCTGATCAGCCGCGAGGGGCCTAACCGCTACCAGCGTGCCGACGCCATCGTGACGGGCGCCACCGGCGACCGCTGGGTAGTGTCGCGCGAGCGCTTCGATGCGCGCTACGTGGCCGTGGGGCCGAACGCGCACGGCCAGCCGGGCCCCTATCGCAACAAGCCCGTGCCCGTGCTGGTCAAGGAAATGCCGCATGCGTTCGCGATCGAACGCTCGGCGGGCGGCGACGTGCTGACCGGCAAGCCCGGCGACTGGCTGATGCAATACGCGCCCGGCGACTATGGCATCACCGAGCGCGCAAGGTTTGTGGCGGTGTACCGGGCGGCGCAAGGGCCGGCTGACGCAGTCGACGAATAG
- a CDS encoding complex I NDUFA9 subunit family protein: protein MKTSNVLVVGGAGFIGSHLVSRLAGAASASGAPLDPATNPDSPIAPDRIVVGSRSVEHAQHLLLLPRVEVTELGLADAASLDDAIGPLGVDGIVVNLVGILHGDRGDPYGPQFAAAHVDLPRQLVEACNRTGVRRLIHMSALGADPQGPSMYLRSKGEGERIVRESGLDWTIFRPSVVFGPDDHFLNLFAQLQQMAPVVPLACANARFQPVFVMDVVQAFVNAMANPSTIGQAYELGGPQVYTLEELVKFAGRASGHPRPIIALPDALARMQAAVLEHMPGGTVLSRDNLDSMRLDNVLGQPMAAELGVHPVSLEVVMTDVLAGRSRDTFFQSMRGSVHR, encoded by the coding sequence ATGAAGACCAGCAACGTCCTAGTTGTCGGGGGCGCCGGTTTCATCGGCAGCCACCTCGTGTCCCGCCTGGCCGGCGCGGCGTCCGCCTCCGGCGCGCCGCTCGATCCGGCCACCAATCCCGATAGTCCCATCGCCCCCGACCGCATCGTGGTCGGCTCGCGCAGCGTCGAACATGCGCAGCACCTGCTGTTGCTGCCGCGCGTGGAAGTGACCGAACTCGGCCTGGCCGACGCGGCCTCGCTCGACGATGCGATCGGCCCGCTTGGCGTCGACGGCATCGTGGTCAACCTGGTGGGCATCCTGCATGGCGACCGCGGCGACCCGTACGGGCCGCAATTCGCTGCCGCGCATGTCGATCTGCCGCGCCAGCTGGTGGAGGCCTGCAACCGCACCGGCGTTCGCCGCCTGATCCATATGAGCGCACTCGGCGCCGACCCGCAGGGGCCGTCGATGTACCTGCGCAGCAAGGGCGAGGGCGAGCGCATCGTGCGCGAAAGCGGGCTGGACTGGACGATCTTCCGGCCATCGGTCGTGTTCGGTCCCGACGATCATTTCCTGAACCTGTTCGCCCAGTTGCAGCAGATGGCACCGGTGGTGCCGCTGGCGTGCGCCAACGCGCGCTTCCAGCCCGTGTTCGTGATGGACGTGGTGCAGGCCTTTGTCAATGCGATGGCCAACCCGTCGACCATCGGGCAGGCCTACGAACTGGGCGGCCCGCAGGTGTACACGCTGGAGGAACTGGTCAAGTTCGCGGGCCGGGCGTCGGGCCATCCACGGCCGATCATCGCCTTGCCCGACGCGCTGGCGCGCATGCAGGCCGCCGTGCTCGAACACATGCCGGGCGGCACGGTGCTGTCGCGCGACAACCTCGACTCGATGCGGCTGGACAACGTGCTGGGCCAGCCCATGGCGGCCGAGCTGGGCGTGCATCCGGTGAGCCTGGAGGTGGTGATGACCGACGTGCTGGCCGGACGCAGCCGGGACACGTTCTTCCAGTCGATGCGCGGCAGCGTGCATCGCTGA